Proteins encoded by one window of Streptococcus sanguinis:
- a CDS encoding peptidase U32 family protein, translating to MARKLKRPEVLSPAGTLEKLKVAVRYGADAVFIGGQAYGLRSRAGNFTFEQMEEGVQFAASYGAKVYVAANMVMHEGNEEGAGEWFRRLRDIGIAAVIVSDPALIAIAASEAPGLEIHLSTQASATNYETLEFWKNLGLTRVVLAREVSMAELAEIRRRTDVEIEAFVHGAMCISYSGRCTLSNHMSMRDANRGGCSQSCRWKYDLYDMPFGQERKSLKGEVPEEFSMSAVDMSMIDRIPDMIENGVDSLKIEGRMKSIHYVSTVTNCYKAAVNAYLESPEKFEAIKQDLVDEMWKVAQRELATGFYYHTPTENEQLFGARRKIPEYKFVAEVVAYDADSQTATIRQRNVIHEGDQVEFYGPGFRHFETFITDLRDADGNKIDRAPNPMELLTIHLEQPVEAGDMVRARKEGLINLYKEDGTSVTVRA from the coding sequence ATGGCAAGAAAGTTGAAACGACCAGAGGTGTTATCACCTGCTGGTACTTTGGAAAAGCTAAAAGTAGCTGTTCGATATGGAGCAGATGCTGTTTTTATTGGCGGACAGGCCTATGGTCTGCGCAGCCGAGCTGGGAACTTTACCTTTGAACAGATGGAAGAAGGGGTTCAGTTTGCGGCTAGTTATGGTGCCAAGGTCTATGTCGCGGCCAATATGGTCATGCACGAGGGCAATGAAGAGGGAGCTGGTGAGTGGTTCCGCCGTTTGCGAGACATCGGGATTGCGGCTGTCATTGTTTCAGATCCAGCTTTGATTGCTATTGCAGCATCAGAAGCACCTGGTCTGGAAATCCACCTATCAACTCAGGCCAGTGCGACCAACTATGAAACGCTTGAATTTTGGAAGAATTTAGGACTGACTCGCGTTGTCCTAGCTCGCGAAGTTTCTATGGCTGAGCTGGCTGAGATTCGCCGACGTACTGACGTTGAAATAGAAGCCTTTGTTCATGGAGCCATGTGTATTTCTTACTCCGGCCGCTGTACGTTATCCAACCACATGAGTATGCGCGATGCCAATCGTGGAGGCTGCTCGCAATCCTGTCGTTGGAAATACGACCTCTACGACATGCCTTTTGGTCAAGAACGTAAGAGCTTGAAGGGTGAAGTTCCAGAAGAATTTTCCATGTCCGCAGTTGATATGTCCATGATTGACCGCATACCAGACATGATTGAAAATGGAGTGGATAGCTTGAAGATTGAGGGACGGATGAAGTCTATTCATTACGTTTCTACGGTGACTAACTGCTATAAAGCAGCTGTGAATGCTTATCTAGAAAGTCCTGAAAAGTTCGAAGCTATCAAGCAGGATTTGGTCGATGAGATGTGGAAGGTTGCTCAACGTGAATTGGCCACAGGATTCTACTATCATACTCCAACTGAAAATGAGCAGCTTTTCGGAGCGCGACGCAAGATTCCAGAATACAAATTTGTAGCTGAAGTAGTAGCTTATGACGCAGACAGTCAGACAGCGACTATTCGTCAGCGAAATGTTATTCATGAAGGAGATCAGGTTGAGTTTTACGGACCGGGCTTCCGTCATTTTGAAACCTTTATCACAGACCTTCGAGATGCTGACGGTAACAAAATTGATCGGGCTCCTAATCCGATGGAACTCCTGACCATTCACTTGGAGCAGCCCGTAGAGGCTGGCGATATGGTGCGGGCTCGAAAGGAAGGCTTGATTAATCTTTACAAGGAAGATGGCACTAGCGTGACCGTCCGAGCTTAA
- a CDS encoding CHY zinc finger protein, with the protein MIQVYGDILDEETRCQHYHSERDIIALKCFACQKYYPCFLCHDRYEDHAFLAYPMSRSEDRVVLCGHCRTELTISQYLGCEDACPICNHPFNPGCKKHRSIYFQTNK; encoded by the coding sequence GTGATTCAGGTTTACGGAGATATTCTTGATGAGGAGACTCGCTGCCAGCATTATCACAGTGAAAGAGATATCATAGCCCTTAAGTGCTTTGCTTGTCAGAAGTACTATCCTTGCTTTCTCTGCCATGACCGCTACGAAGACCATGCTTTTCTGGCCTATCCCATGAGTCGGTCAGAAGATCGAGTAGTTCTTTGCGGACATTGCAGGACAGAGCTGACTATTTCTCAGTACCTTGGCTGTGAGGATGCCTGTCCTATCTGTAATCATCCTTTTAATCCAGGATGCAAGAAGCATCGATCAATTTATTTTCAGACAAACAAATAA
- a CDS encoding YdbC family protein: protein MTEFTFEIEEKLLVLSENDKGWTKELNRVSFNGAPAKYDIRTWSPDHSKMGKGITLSNEEFQVLVDAFKN, encoded by the coding sequence ATGACTGAATTTACATTCGAAATCGAAGAAAAACTTCTGGTCCTGTCTGAAAATGACAAGGGCTGGACCAAGGAACTCAACCGAGTTAGCTTTAACGGAGCACCAGCTAAGTATGATATTCGGACTTGGAGTCCAGACCACAGCAAAATGGGCAAGGGAATTACACTTTCTAATGAAGAATTCCAAGTTCTCGTGGATGCATTTAAAAACTGA